A single genomic interval of Labeo rohita strain BAU-BD-2019 chromosome 13, IGBB_LRoh.1.0, whole genome shotgun sequence harbors:
- the lbx1a gene encoding transcription factor LBX1a, giving the protein MTSKEDAKGASVEDRRRSPLDHLPPPANSNKPLTPFSIEDILNKPSVKRSYTICGTAHLLSSGEKHASTGHPLSNRALLTQTSPLCALEELASKTFKGLEVSVLQAAEGRDGMTLFGQRNTPKKRRKSRTAFTNHQIYELEKRFLYQKYLSPADRDQIAQQLGLTNAQVITWFQNRRAKLKRDLEEMKADVESAKAVGNVPFEKMAKLADLEKCVNGTLGESVSKSPSLSNHEHEGTNKLHMSPSSPFTDHTTSKECSEDEDEEIDVDD; this is encoded by the exons ATGACCTCCAAAGAAGACGCAAAAGGCGCCTCGGTTGAGGATCGAAGGCGCAGTCCGTTGGACCATCTTCCTCCACCTGCTAACTCAAACAAGCCCCTCACTCCCTTCAGCATAGAGGATATTTTAAACAAACCTTCTGTCAAACGAAGTTACACAATTTGCGGCACGGCGCACCTGCTTTCGTCCGGTGAGAAGCACGCTTCCACGGGCCATCCCCTCTCCAACCGCGCGTTGCTCACCCAGACATCTCCACTGTGCGCCCTGGAGGAACTCGCCAGCAAAACCTTCAAGGGACTGGAAGTCAGTGTTCTACAAGCGGCAGAAG GAAGAGACGGCATGACACTCTTCGGTCAAAGGAATACCCCTAAAAAGCGGAGAAAGTCGAGAACAGCCTTTACCAATCACCAAATTTACGAACTGGAGAAGAGATTTCTCTATCAGAAATATCTGTCTCCTGCTGATCGGGATCAGATCGCTCAGCAGCTCGGGCTCACGAATGCTCAAGTCATCACCTGGTTCCAGAACCGTCGAGCCAAGCTCAAAAGAGACCTGGAGGAGATGAAAGCGGACGTGGAGTCGGCCAAAGCAGTAGGCAATGTACCTTTTGAGAAAATGGCCAAACTGGCAGACCTAGAGAAATGCGTCAATGGCACTCTCGGAGAATCAGTGTCCAAGTCACCTTCGCTATCTAACCACGAACACGAGGGCACCAACAAACTCCACATGTCACCGTCATCACCGTTTACAGACCACACAACGAGCAAAGAGTGTTCGGAGGACGAAGACGAGGAAATTGATGTCGATGACTGA